One genomic region from Pecten maximus chromosome 5, xPecMax1.1, whole genome shotgun sequence encodes:
- the LOC117328330 gene encoding organic cation transporter protein-like, whose protein sequence is MKKFEEVLGIIGEFGLYQKRIFFLICIPFIFSAFHMVISVFLLGIPKHRCAIPGYPNDTFAIQNPSHEALVNRLVPPSTDETLDYAKCDLYDRSYDGDDNSTDQKACSSWVYDKSIFINTFTSDQDIVCEDKLGTSHAQMIFFAGVFVGALVLGSVSDIIGRKKTLCLSFLLLFGTTLGVTWAPDFITFCVLRFFVGASCAGMFMTAFRVWTGIIVDFFFAIGMVILGLVGYAFKEWKSIEIACSAPIVLFLLYWWLVPESPRWLISQGKIEEANKIIQKAAKVNKVTIPEKILTADSIDEPEAGRIWHLFTSRVLLIRTLIIFFNWLVVVMGYYGLSLNTGNLGGDFYVNFIVSGLVEFPAYTLCIVLLDRVGRRLLHATCMISGGIACIITIFPMLYADEKPITITLAMLGKLGISAAFAIIYVWSAELFPTVVRNAGMGASSSCARIGGMIAPYIADLSKVIDGNLGRAVPLVIFGGASVIAGVMSLWLPETKSRELPETLEDARKFGRKKPSEKYESKLDFDNKGFDHESNIAYGTNGVYTVKL, encoded by the exons ATGAAGAAGTTCGAAGAAGTTTTGGGCATTATTGGAGAATTCGGACTTTATCAGAAACGAATATTTTTCCTCATATGTATTCCCTTCATATTTTCTGCATTCCATATGGTAATCAGTGTATTCCTGCTTGGAATTCCAAAACACAG ATGTGCCATACCAGGGTACCCTAACGATACATTTGCCATCCAAAATCCATCTCATGAAGCTTTGGTCAATCGACTCGTGCCGCCGTCTACGGACGAAACCCTCGATTACGCCAAGTGTGACCTGTATGATCGGTCGTACGACGGTGATGATAACTCTACCGACCAAAAGGCCTGTTCGAGTTGGGTTTACGACAAGAGCATCTTCATCAACACCTTCACGTCAGAT CAAGACATTGTGTGTGAAGACAAACTTGGGACTTCCCATGCTCAGATGATTTTTTTCGCTGGTGTGTTTGTAGGTGCCCTCGTCCTGGGATCAGTATCGGACAT AATTGGACGAAAGAAGACTTTGTGCCTGTCATTTTTGCTACTTTTTggaacaacacttggtgtgaCATGGGCTCCAGATTTCATCACCTTCTGTGTTCTTCGGTTCTTTGTTGGAGCCTCATGCGCAGGGATGTTCATGACTGCCTTT CGTGTGTGGACCGGTATAATCGTTGATTTCTTCTTTGCCATTGGAATGGTCATCCTTGGATTGGTGGGATACGCCTTCAAGGAGTGGAAGTCCATTGAGATCGCCTGTTCTGCACCAATCGTCCTCTTTCTGCTATACTGGTG GCTTGTTCCCGAGTCACCGAGATGGCTGATCAGTCAGGGTAAAATCGAGGAGGCCAACAAGATCATACAGAAGGCGGCCAAGGTAAACAAGGTGACGATTCCAGAGAAAATCCTCACTGCTGACTCCATAGATGAACCGGAGGCTGGTCGTATATGGCACCTGTTTACGTCACGTGTTCTCCTTATAAGGACACTCATCATCTTCTTTAATTG GCTGGTGGTTGTCATGGGATATTATGGACTTTCACTAAACACTGGAAACCTCGGAGGCGATTTCTACGTGAACTTCATAGTGTCTGGCCTGGTCGAGTTTCCCGCCTACACGTTATGTATCGTGCTGCTTGACAGAGTGGGCAGGCGACTTCTCCATGCCACATGCATGATAAGCGGTGGTATAGCATGCATCATTACTATCTTCCCGATGTTGTACGCAGATGAAA AACCAATCACCATTACTTTGGCTATGCTGGGAAAGCTTGGGATATCCGCCGCCTTCGCAATTATCTACGTGTGGTCAGCGGAGTTGTTCCCGACTGTTGTCAGGAACGCCGGAATGGGCGCGAGCTCCTCGTGCGCTCGTATAGGGGGAATGATCGCACCATACATTGCCGACCTG AGTAAGGTGATCGACGGTAATCTAGGACGAGCTGTACCCTTGGTAATTTTTGGTGGAGCGTCAGTTATTGCTGGAGTAATGTCCCTTTGGCTTCCGGAAACTAAAAGCAGAGAACTTCCTGAAACACTTGAAGATGCTAGAAAATTCGGTAGAAAGAA ACCGTCAGAAAAATACGAATCGAAGCTCGACTTTGACAACAAGGGATTTGATCACGAGTCAAATATCGCTTACGGCACCAATGGAGTGTACACGGTCAAGTTATAA